One window of Verrucomicrobiota bacterium genomic DNA carries:
- a CDS encoding 4a-hydroxytetrahydrobiopterin dehydratase, with protein sequence MTSEEIKTALENLPGWKLVENNQVPQLEKAYSFKNFVEALAFTNQVGALAEKEDHHPAILTEWGKVTLNWWSHSANGVTENDLKMAAMVEQLITS encoded by the coding sequence ATGACTTCGGAAGAAATAAAAACGGCTCTGGAGAATTTGCCAGGATGGAAGTTGGTAGAGAATAACCAAGTGCCACAGCTTGAGAAGGCCTATAGCTTTAAGAACTTTGTGGAGGCACTTGCATTTACCAATCAGGTAGGTGCCTTAGCCGAAAAAGAGGATCACCATCCAGCCATATTAACCGAATGGGGAAAGGTAACACTGAATTGGTGGTCCCATTCTGCGAACGGTGTCACAGAAAATGACCTTAAGATGGCTGCGATGGTCGAACAGCTAATTACTTCGTAA